In the Oxyura jamaicensis isolate SHBP4307 breed ruddy duck chromosome 18, BPBGC_Ojam_1.0, whole genome shotgun sequence genome, one interval contains:
- the TOB1 gene encoding protein Tob1 produces the protein MQLEIQVALNFIISYLYNKLPRRRVNIFGEELERLLKKKYEGHWYPEKPYKGSGFRCIHIGEKVDPVIEQASKESGLDIDDVRGNLPQDLSVWIDPFEVSYQIGEKGPVKVLYVDDNENGCELDKEIKNSFNPEAQVFMPISDPASSVSSSPSPPFGHSAAVSPTFMPRSTQPLTFTTATFAATKFGSTKMKNSGRSNKVARTSPTNLGLNVNDLLKQKALSSSMHSLYGLGLGSQQQQQQQQQKTSALSPNAKEFIFPNMQGQGSTSSIFPGDSPLNLSPLQYSNAFDMFAAYGGLNEKSFVDGLNFSLNNMQYSNQQFQPVMAN, from the coding sequence ATGCAGCTTGAAATCCAAGTAGCactcaattttattatttcatatttgtacAATAAGCTTCCCAGACGACGTGTCAACATTTTTGGTGAAGAGCTTGAAAGACTTCTCAAGAAGAAGTATGAAGGGCACTGGTATCCAGAAAAGCCATACAAAGGATCAGGGTTTAGATGTATACATATAGGGGAGAAAGTGGACCCAGTCATAGAACAAGCATCCAAAGAGAGTGGTTTGGACATTGATGATGTTCGTGGCAACTTGCCTCAGGATCTTAGTGTTTGGATTGACCCATTTGAGGTTTCATACCAAATCGGTGAAAAGGGACCAGTGAAAGTGCTTTATGTGGATGATAATGAAAATGGATGTGAGTTGGATAAGGAAATCAAGAACAGCTTTAACCCAGAGGCCCAGGTGTTCATGCCAATTAGTGACCCAGCATCTTCAGTGTCTagttctccttctcctccctttgGTCACTCTGCTGCTGTGAGCCCAACTTTCATGCCCCGCTCCACTCAGCCTTTAACCTTCACCACTGCCACATTTGCTGCCACCAAGTTTGGCTCGACCAAAATGAAGAATAGCGGCCGTAGCAACAAGGTCGCCCGCACTTCTCCCACCAACCTTGGCTTGAATGTCAATGACCTGTTGAAGCAGAAAGCCCTTTCCTCCTCCATGCACTCTCTCTACGGGCTTGGCTTAggcagtcagcagcagcagcaacagcaacagcagaagaCTTCTGCCCTTTCTCCTAACGCAAAGGAGTTCATTTTCCCCAACATGCAGGGTCAAGGTAGTACCAGTAGCATATTTCCTGGTGACAGCCCCCTTAACCTCAGTCCTCTCCAGTACAGTAATGCCTTTGATATGTTTGCAGCCTATGGAGGTCTAAATGAGAAGTCTTTTGTGGATGGCTTGAATTTTAGTTTAAACAACATGCAGTATTCTAACCAGCAATTCCAGCCAGTTATGgctaactaa